The Bacillus sp. Y1 genome has a window encoding:
- a CDS encoding MFS transporter translates to MSTKTENQPSWVQPYIDSIEKQQALYKRTLLIVVLSQIFGGAGLASGITVGALLAKDMLGTDSFSGLPVALLTLGSAGSALLVGHLSDRFGRRFGLAAGFLAGGFGAIGVVLAAVTSNILLLFASLLIYGAGTATNLQARYAGTDLANAKQRATAISIALVSTTFGAVAGPNLVGPMGEFAASIGVPTLAGPFLLGAAAFILAGLMILTFLRHDPLIVAKAIAKTESQNNRINQETAATAINKKGIIAAATIMVLTQLVMVAIMTMTPIHMGHHGHGLQEVGMVIGFHIGAMYLPSLLTGILVDKLGRTTMAIAAGSILLAAGFMAAFAPTDSMLVLTVALILLGLGWNIGLISGTTVLVDATNLSNRAKTQGTIDVLVALSGASGGVLSGVVVAYSSYAALSIAGGILSLLLIPVVMWSMKRPLVEEPLTKTIGS, encoded by the coding sequence ATGTCAACTAAAACTGAAAACCAACCATCCTGGGTGCAGCCATACATCGACTCCATAGAAAAGCAACAAGCGTTATATAAGCGAACGCTTCTGATCGTTGTGTTGTCTCAAATTTTTGGAGGGGCAGGGCTTGCTTCGGGCATAACAGTTGGAGCACTTCTTGCAAAAGATATGCTTGGCACGGATAGCTTCTCAGGTCTTCCGGTAGCATTGCTGACATTAGGGTCTGCGGGTTCGGCTTTGCTAGTTGGTCATCTTTCTGACCGATTCGGACGCCGCTTTGGTTTAGCTGCCGGATTTTTAGCGGGAGGATTTGGAGCAATCGGTGTGGTCCTGGCGGCGGTTACTAGCAACATTCTCCTCCTTTTTGCTTCTTTATTAATCTATGGGGCAGGAACGGCAACGAATTTACAGGCGCGCTATGCAGGTACTGATTTAGCCAATGCGAAACAACGAGCAACAGCTATTAGTATTGCGCTTGTGTCCACGACCTTTGGAGCGGTTGCGGGACCGAACTTGGTTGGTCCCATGGGAGAATTTGCTGCCTCTATCGGGGTGCCGACACTAGCGGGTCCCTTCCTATTAGGTGCGGCTGCCTTCATCTTAGCGGGACTCATGATTCTTACTTTTCTACGACATGATCCTCTAATTGTAGCAAAGGCCATTGCTAAGACAGAGAGTCAAAACAATCGTATTAACCAGGAGACCGCCGCAACAGCCATTAATAAAAAAGGAATCATTGCGGCTGCAACGATCATGGTGCTAACTCAGTTGGTCATGGTAGCCATTATGACAATGACTCCCATTCATATGGGTCACCATGGCCATGGCTTACAAGAGGTAGGGATGGTTATTGGCTTTCATATCGGTGCGATGTATCTGCCATCCCTTTTAACAGGTATTCTCGTTGACAAGTTAGGACGGACGACGATGGCGATTGCTGCCGGTAGTATTTTACTTGCCGCGGGATTTATGGCTGCATTTGCTCCGACGGACAGCATGCTTGTACTAACGGTTGCTCTCATTCTTCTTGGACTCGGTTGGAATATCGGTTTGATTAGTGGTACGACGGTTTTAGTTGATGCAACGAACCTATCCAATCGTGCGAAAACGCAAGGAACCATCGATGTTCTTGTCGCGTTATCAGGTGCATCAGGTGGAGTGCTTTCTGGGGTAGTGGTTGCATATTCTAGCTACGCCGCACTTTCTATTGCGGGAGGAATTCTTTCGCTACTTCTTATTCCAGTTGTGATGTGGTCGATGAAAAGACCACTTGTTGAAGAGCCACTAACCAAAACAATAGGAAGTTAA